A single genomic interval of Streptomyces sp. NBC_00663 harbors:
- a CDS encoding uridine kinase family protein: MRDLASRLRRLPPSCGPVRVVGVDGHAGSGKSTFAGELAVVLGGAPVLHLDDIASHEELFGWTGRLLEQVIEPWRRGESARYAPYDWHARRFGPVRGLAPAPVVLVEGVGAGRRALRPHLAQLLWMELPREESWTRGRSRDGAEQREFWAGWVRAEREHFAEDPSRPFADLLVRQGEKGYELLPGPAGTAGPDQKITQGDGPSAMC; this comes from the coding sequence ATGCGCGACCTCGCCTCCCGGCTCCGCCGGCTGCCCCCGTCCTGCGGGCCGGTGCGGGTGGTCGGGGTCGATGGACACGCCGGGTCCGGGAAATCCACGTTCGCCGGGGAGTTGGCGGTCGTCCTCGGTGGTGCGCCGGTGCTGCATCTCGACGACATCGCCAGCCATGAGGAGTTGTTCGGCTGGACCGGGCGGTTGCTGGAGCAGGTGATCGAGCCGTGGCGGCGAGGGGAGAGCGCGCGCTACGCCCCCTACGACTGGCACGCGCGGCGCTTCGGACCGGTCCGGGGTCTGGCCCCGGCCCCTGTGGTCCTCGTCGAAGGTGTCGGTGCGGGGCGCCGGGCGCTGCGGCCGCACCTCGCGCAGCTGCTGTGGATGGAGTTGCCCCGTGAGGAGTCCTGGACCCGGGGGCGCTCGCGGGACGGGGCGGAACAGCGGGAGTTCTGGGCCGGGTGGGTCCGGGCGGAACGCGAGCACTTCGCGGAGGACCCTTCCCGGCCGTTCGCCGATCTTCTGGTGCGGCAGGGAGAGAAGGGGTACGAGCTGCTTCCCGGGCCTGCCGGGACCGCTGGACCGGACCAGAAAATCACTCAGGGTGACGGGCCATCCGCAATGTGCTGA
- a CDS encoding acyl-CoA dehydrogenase family protein: MPDRAPQPVDRQLPTDEARDLISLVRDIAQREIAPKAAEEEDAGRFPREVFTLLSESGLLGLPYDTEYGGGDQPYEVYLQVLEELAAARLTVGLGVSVHTLASYALAAYGSKEQQAEHLPAMLGGGLLGAYCLSEPASGSDAASLRTRAVREGDDWVITGTKAWITHGGIADFYTVMARTGEEGARGITAFLVPGDAPGLSGAVPEKKMGMKGSPTAQVHLDGVRVGDDRRIGDEGQGFAIALSALDSGRLGIAACAIGVAQAALDAAVGYATERRQFGKPIADFQGLRFMLADMATQIEAGRALYLSAARLRDAGRPFAKQAAMAKLLCTDAAMKVTTDAVQVLGGYGYTADFPAERYMREAKVLQIVEGTNQIQRMVIARHLAGPETR; this comes from the coding sequence ATGCCCGACCGCGCCCCGCAGCCGGTGGACCGTCAACTGCCCACGGACGAGGCCCGGGATCTGATCTCACTCGTCCGCGACATCGCGCAGCGAGAGATCGCCCCGAAGGCGGCCGAGGAGGAGGACGCCGGGCGGTTCCCCCGCGAGGTCTTCACCCTGCTCTCGGAGTCCGGCCTGCTCGGACTGCCCTACGACACCGAGTACGGGGGCGGCGACCAGCCGTACGAGGTCTACCTCCAGGTCCTCGAAGAGCTGGCCGCGGCCCGCCTCACCGTCGGCCTCGGGGTCAGCGTGCACACCCTCGCCTCCTACGCCCTCGCCGCCTACGGCAGCAAGGAGCAGCAGGCCGAGCATCTGCCCGCGATGCTCGGCGGCGGCCTGCTCGGCGCCTACTGCCTCTCCGAACCCGCGTCCGGCTCGGACGCGGCGTCCCTGCGCACCCGGGCGGTCCGGGAGGGTGACGACTGGGTCATCACCGGTACCAAGGCCTGGATCACCCACGGCGGCATCGCCGACTTCTACACCGTCATGGCGCGCACCGGCGAGGAGGGCGCCCGCGGGATCACGGCCTTCCTGGTGCCGGGCGACGCGCCGGGCCTCAGCGGGGCGGTGCCGGAGAAGAAGATGGGCATGAAGGGCTCGCCCACCGCCCAGGTCCACCTCGACGGCGTGCGCGTGGGCGACGACCGGCGGATCGGTGACGAGGGCCAGGGCTTCGCGATCGCCCTGTCCGCGCTGGACTCCGGGCGCCTCGGCATCGCGGCCTGCGCGATCGGCGTGGCCCAGGCGGCGCTGGACGCGGCCGTGGGATACGCGACGGAGCGGCGGCAGTTCGGCAAGCCCATCGCCGACTTCCAGGGGCTGCGCTTCATGCTCGCCGACATGGCCACCCAGATCGAGGCGGGCCGCGCCCTGTATCTGTCGGCGGCGCGGCTGCGGGACGCGGGCCGGCCGTTCGCCAAGCAGGCCGCGATGGCCAAGCTGCTGTGCACCGACGCCGCGATGAAGGTCACCACGGACGCCGTCCAGGTCCTCGGCGGCTACGGCTACACCGCGGACTTCCCGGCGGAGCGCTATATGCGCGAGGCCAAGGTCCTCCAGATCGTCGAGGGCACCAACCAGATCCAGCGGATGGTCATCGCCCGTCACCTGGCGGGGCCGGAGACACGCTGA
- a CDS encoding glycoside hydrolase family 18 protein, which produces MHDSPRPRTRFRALVSAACCAVLGAGLLAGAGTATAEPAARPTVKAGSKVVGYFTEWGTYDRKYYVKNIETSGSAARLTHINYAFGNVTGGKCAMGDSYAATDRTYTAAESVDGVADTWDQPLRGNFNQLRELKKKHPGLKILWSFGGWTWSGGFGEAAKNPAAFAQSCYDLVENSKWADVFDGIDIDWEYPNACGNTCDTSGREAFKNLMAALRSKFGGGNLVTAAITADATSGGKIDAANYAGAAQYVDWYNPMTYDYFGAWASTGPTAPHSPLNSYSGIPTANYYTSATIAKLRGLGVPASKLLLGIGFYGRGWTGVTQAAPGGTATGPAAGTYEQGIEDYKVLKSKCPATGTVAGTAYAKCGNNWWSYDTPSTIATKMTYKNQQGLGGTFFWELSGDTTGGELIKAIN; this is translated from the coding sequence ATGCACGACTCCCCCCGTCCCCGCACCCGATTCCGGGCGCTCGTTTCGGCCGCCTGTTGCGCGGTCCTGGGCGCCGGACTGCTGGCCGGCGCGGGTACCGCGACCGCCGAGCCGGCCGCGCGGCCCACGGTGAAAGCCGGTTCGAAGGTCGTCGGCTACTTCACCGAATGGGGCACCTACGACCGCAAGTACTACGTCAAGAACATCGAGACCTCCGGCTCCGCGGCCAGGCTCACGCACATCAACTACGCCTTCGGCAACGTCACCGGCGGCAAGTGCGCGATGGGCGACTCCTACGCCGCCACCGACAGGACCTACACCGCCGCCGAGTCGGTGGACGGGGTCGCCGACACCTGGGACCAGCCGCTGCGCGGCAACTTCAACCAGCTGCGGGAGCTGAAGAAGAAGCACCCCGGCCTCAAGATCCTGTGGTCCTTCGGCGGCTGGACCTGGTCGGGCGGCTTCGGTGAGGCCGCGAAGAACCCGGCCGCGTTCGCCCAGTCCTGCTACGACCTGGTCGAGAACTCGAAGTGGGCCGATGTCTTCGACGGCATCGACATCGACTGGGAGTACCCGAACGCCTGCGGCAACACCTGTGACACCAGCGGTCGTGAGGCGTTCAAGAACCTGATGGCGGCCCTGCGTTCGAAGTTCGGCGGCGGCAACCTGGTCACCGCGGCCATCACCGCCGACGCCACCTCGGGCGGCAAGATCGACGCGGCGAACTACGCGGGCGCGGCCCAGTACGTCGACTGGTACAACCCGATGACGTACGACTACTTCGGCGCCTGGGCCTCGACCGGGCCGACGGCACCGCACTCGCCGCTGAACTCCTACTCGGGCATCCCGACGGCGAACTACTACACCTCGGCGACCATCGCCAAGCTCAGGGGCCTCGGCGTCCCGGCCTCGAAGCTGCTGCTCGGCATCGGCTTCTACGGCCGCGGCTGGACCGGCGTCACCCAGGCGGCGCCCGGCGGCACGGCGACCGGCCCGGCGGCGGGGACGTACGAACAGGGCATCGAGGACTACAAGGTGCTGAAGTCGAAGTGCCCGGCGACCGGGACCGTGGCCGGTACCGCATACGCCAAGTGCGGGAACAACTGGTGGAGTTACGACACGCCTTCCACCATCGCGACGAAGATGACGTACAAGAACCAGCAGGGCCTCGGTGGCACCTTCTTCTGGGAGCTGAGCGGTGACACCACGGGCGGTGAGCTGATCAAGGCGATCAACTGA
- a CDS encoding TetR/AcrR family transcriptional regulator, whose translation MNISDQRAAARPRARGTERSVARRAELIAIGRRLFADTSYDALSMDDIARQAHVAKGLIYYYFQSKRGYYLAIIQDSVADLVTFAASGLQLPQLDRVQRTIDSYLRYAEHNQASYRTVVSGGVGFDTEVHAIRDGVREAIVATIAEGAYGRTDIAPLARMGLLAWVCSVEGATLDWIDSPELPRDTMRELLVRTLGGALRAIEELDPSYPAPQPARRDL comes from the coding sequence TTGAATATCAGTGATCAGCGTGCAGCCGCCCGGCCACGGGCGCGCGGCACCGAGCGCTCGGTCGCACGCCGCGCCGAACTCATCGCGATCGGGCGGCGGTTGTTCGCCGACACGTCGTACGACGCGCTCTCCATGGACGACATCGCCCGTCAGGCGCATGTCGCCAAAGGACTGATCTACTACTACTTCCAGTCCAAGCGCGGCTACTACCTGGCGATCATCCAGGACTCCGTCGCCGACCTGGTCACCTTCGCGGCGAGCGGCCTCCAACTGCCCCAGCTGGACCGGGTCCAGCGCACGATCGACAGCTATCTGCGCTACGCCGAGCACAACCAGGCCTCCTACCGCACGGTCGTCAGCGGCGGCGTCGGCTTCGACACCGAGGTGCACGCCATCCGGGACGGCGTGCGCGAGGCGATCGTCGCGACCATAGCCGAAGGGGCCTACGGCCGCACCGACATCGCCCCCCTGGCCCGCATGGGCCTGCTGGCCTGGGTGTGCAGCGTCGAGGGCGCCACCCTCGACTGGATCGACAGCCCCGAACTGCCCCGCGACACCATGCGCGAGCTCCTCGTGAGGACGCTGGGCGGCGCGTTGCGCGCCATCGAGGAACTGGACCCGTCCTACCCGGCCCCGCAGCCGGCCCGCCGGGATCTCTGA
- a CDS encoding peptidase C39 family protein, whose amino-acid sequence MSRAEQPSRRTVLAAAVAAAVAGSAGPAVAADATTGAGGSAEAPARLVDNRFWTSYADWRGGLTKGTRAVAGARPGLVIGAAAGTVDYTDPHTGTTASWEYATWTSPVHKLAVPSTEAIASWNAHTPDGTWIQVELKGTYSDGTATPWYVMGRWAAGDQDIRRTSVDDQSDDKSSIWTDTFAIDDPATGLRLTSYRLRLTLYRKPGTKRTPTVWRLGAMGSDIPDRFTVPASAPGLAQELSVPRYSQEIHAGQYPEYDNGGEAWCSPTSSQMIIEYWGGRLTPEQLAWVDPTYADPQVCHAARYTFDYQYAGCGNWPFNAAYAATFDGLQGVVTRLGSLTDLETLIAAGIPAITSQSFLKEELTGAGYGTSGHLMTVIGFTAEGDVIANDPASPNDEAVRRVYKRAEWEKIWLRTKRYNASGKVVSGTGGVCYLYFPARPTPRQCKALAAVGVR is encoded by the coding sequence ATGAGCAGAGCCGAACAGCCGTCCCGGAGAACCGTTCTGGCCGCCGCGGTCGCCGCCGCGGTGGCGGGCAGCGCGGGCCCGGCCGTCGCCGCCGACGCCACGACCGGCGCCGGAGGGTCCGCCGAAGCGCCCGCCCGCCTGGTCGACAACCGTTTCTGGACGTCGTACGCCGACTGGCGCGGCGGCCTCACCAAGGGCACGCGCGCCGTCGCGGGCGCCCGTCCGGGGCTGGTGATCGGCGCCGCCGCCGGCACCGTCGACTACACCGACCCGCACACCGGGACGACGGCCTCCTGGGAGTACGCGACCTGGACGTCCCCCGTCCACAAGCTCGCCGTCCCGTCCACGGAGGCCATCGCGTCCTGGAACGCGCACACGCCGGACGGCACCTGGATCCAGGTGGAGCTGAAGGGTACGTACTCCGACGGCACGGCGACGCCCTGGTATGTGATGGGCCGCTGGGCGGCCGGTGACCAGGACATCCGGCGGACCTCGGTGGACGACCAGAGCGACGACAAGAGCAGCATCTGGACGGACACCTTCGCCATCGACGACCCGGCCACAGGGCTGCGCCTGACCTCGTACCGTCTGCGGCTGACCCTCTATCGCAAGCCGGGGACGAAGCGGACCCCCACGGTGTGGCGGCTCGGCGCGATGGGGTCCGACATCCCCGACCGGTTCACCGTGCCCGCCTCCGCGCCGGGGCTCGCCCAGGAGCTGAGCGTCCCGCGGTACTCGCAGGAGATCCACGCGGGCCAGTACCCCGAGTACGACAACGGCGGCGAGGCCTGGTGCAGCCCCACCTCCTCGCAGATGATCATCGAGTACTGGGGCGGCCGGCTCACTCCCGAGCAACTGGCCTGGGTCGATCCGACGTACGCCGATCCGCAGGTGTGCCACGCGGCCCGGTACACGTTCGACTACCAGTACGCCGGCTGCGGCAACTGGCCGTTCAACGCGGCCTACGCGGCCACCTTCGACGGCCTCCAGGGCGTGGTCACCCGGCTCGGCTCGCTCACCGACCTGGAGACGCTGATCGCGGCCGGCATCCCGGCCATAACCTCCCAGTCCTTCCTCAAGGAGGAACTCACCGGCGCGGGATACGGCACCTCCGGGCACCTGATGACCGTCATCGGCTTCACCGCCGAGGGCGATGTGATCGCCAACGACCCGGCCTCGCCGAACGACGAGGCGGTGCGGCGCGTCTACAAACGGGCCGAGTGGGAGAAGATCTGGCTCCGCACCAAGCGGTACAACGCCAGCGGGAAGGTGGTCTCCGGCACAGGCGGGGTCTGCTACCTGTACTTCCCCGCGCGCCCGACCCCGCGGCAGTGCAAGGCGCTCGCGGCGGTGGGAGTGCGCTGA
- a CDS encoding AAA family ATPase, producing the protein MDFGTQGPQAPADLAWLRGVDAYTMGAYPQAEEEFRAAVRMDPGMADGWLGLHALRIDTTTALLRMFRHRERFGEQRARHRRTLNSWYWLGWWVQPVLESPRDLLLAHASHWLDGRHVPELDRALAGLPPVDADPQVRFLHACRSYLVKDWDQLVRHTDPLIDDPLLGIEAGLFGGMARVRLEVYGQAEPLLSAALMRCRSEQPQRKELRYWLARAHEGTGRSAAALPLYRAVHRVDPAFMDTSARLAAIAESDGYDDAADLAAITLSGAQDVLDGPDGLDPLFGSEGRDLRLSEPDLPTGPLPSVTDPAVREKLVPSPPLPAGPTDPVLLEEALTELERMVGLEPVKRQVKALSAQLNMARLRAGQGLPVQPPKRHFVFSGPSGTGKTTVARILGRVFYALGLLGGDHLVEAQRADLVGEYLGQTAVKANELIDSAIGGVLFVDEAYSLSNSGYGKGDAYGDEALQVLLKRAEDNRDHLVVILAGYPEGMDRLLAANPGLSSRFTSRVDFPSYRPLELTSIGEVLAAENGDIWDEEALDELRSIAGHVVDQGWIDELGNGRFLRTLYEKSCAYRDLRLSTYPGMLTRDDLSTLRLPDLMQAYGEVLSGRGPQDPSAL; encoded by the coding sequence ATGGACTTCGGCACGCAGGGCCCGCAGGCCCCGGCCGACCTCGCCTGGCTGCGAGGTGTGGATGCCTACACGATGGGCGCCTATCCGCAGGCGGAGGAGGAGTTCCGGGCCGCGGTGCGGATGGACCCGGGGATGGCCGACGGCTGGCTCGGGCTGCACGCGCTGCGCATCGACACGACGACCGCGCTGCTGCGGATGTTCCGGCACCGGGAGCGCTTCGGGGAACAGCGCGCCCGGCATCGCCGCACCCTCAACTCCTGGTACTGGCTGGGCTGGTGGGTGCAGCCGGTGCTGGAGAGCCCGCGCGACCTGCTGCTCGCGCACGCCTCGCACTGGCTCGACGGACGCCATGTCCCGGAGCTGGACCGGGCGTTGGCGGGTCTGCCGCCGGTGGACGCCGATCCGCAGGTGCGGTTCCTGCACGCCTGCCGGTCCTATCTGGTCAAGGACTGGGATCAACTCGTCCGGCACACCGACCCGTTGATCGACGATCCGTTGCTGGGCATCGAGGCGGGGCTGTTCGGTGGCATGGCCCGGGTGCGCCTGGAGGTGTACGGGCAGGCCGAACCGCTCCTCTCCGCGGCGCTGATGCGCTGTCGCAGCGAGCAGCCGCAGCGCAAGGAGCTGCGCTACTGGCTCGCCCGGGCGCACGAGGGCACCGGCCGCTCAGCCGCCGCGCTCCCCCTCTACCGCGCCGTGCACCGGGTCGACCCGGCTTTCATGGACACCTCGGCCCGACTGGCGGCGATCGCCGAGAGCGACGGGTACGACGACGCGGCCGACCTCGCCGCGATCACGCTGTCCGGCGCGCAGGACGTACTGGACGGCCCGGACGGGCTGGATCCGCTCTTCGGCTCGGAGGGCCGTGACCTCAGGCTGTCCGAGCCCGACCTTCCGACCGGCCCGCTGCCGTCGGTGACCGATCCCGCGGTGCGCGAGAAGCTGGTCCCGTCCCCGCCGCTGCCCGCCGGGCCCACCGACCCCGTCTTACTTGAGGAGGCGCTCACCGAACTGGAGCGCATGGTGGGCCTGGAGCCCGTGAAACGGCAGGTCAAGGCGCTCTCCGCCCAGTTGAACATGGCACGGCTGCGCGCCGGGCAGGGACTGCCGGTCCAGCCGCCCAAGCGCCACTTCGTCTTCTCCGGCCCCTCCGGCACCGGCAAGACCACCGTCGCCCGCATCCTGGGCCGCGTCTTCTACGCCCTCGGCCTGCTCGGCGGGGACCATCTGGTGGAGGCCCAGCGGGCCGACCTCGTCGGCGAGTACCTCGGGCAGACCGCCGTGAAGGCCAACGAACTCATCGACTCCGCGATCGGCGGGGTCCTCTTCGTCGACGAGGCGTACTCCCTCTCCAACTCCGGCTACGGCAAGGGCGACGCGTACGGCGACGAGGCCCTCCAAGTGCTGCTGAAGCGGGCCGAGGACAACCGGGACCACCTGGTCGTCATCCTGGCCGGCTACCCGGAGGGCATGGACCGCCTCCTCGCCGCCAACCCCGGACTGTCGTCGCGCTTCACCAGCCGCGTCGACTTCCCGTCCTACCGGCCCCTGGAACTGACCTCGATCGGTGAGGTCCTCGCCGCGGAGAACGGTGACATCTGGGACGAGGAGGCGCTGGACGAACTGCGGTCCATCGCCGGGCACGTGGTGGACCAGGGCTGGATCGACGAGCTCGGCAACGGACGGTTCCTGCGGACGCTGTACGAGAAGAGCTGCGCCTACCGGGATCTGCGGCTGTCGACCTACCCGGGGATGCTGACCCGGGACGACCTGTCGACCCTGCGGCTGCCCGATCTGATGCAGGCGTACGGAGAGGTGCTGTCGGGGCGGGGACCCCAGGACCCGTCGGCCCTGTAG
- a CDS encoding SCO1431 family membrane protein, whose amino-acid sequence MTASAATATRTRTGGPQDDSPKVLEHLAGWTLVLVIAMLVTQLGLL is encoded by the coding sequence ATGACCGCATCAGCAGCCACAGCCACCCGTACCCGCACCGGCGGCCCCCAGGACGACAGCCCGAAGGTCCTCGAACACCTCGCGGGCTGGACGCTCGTCCTGGTGATCGCGATGCTCGTGACCCAGCTCGGCCTTCTGTGA